In Antechinus flavipes isolate AdamAnt ecotype Samford, QLD, Australia chromosome 3, AdamAnt_v2, whole genome shotgun sequence, a genomic segment contains:
- the RPS3 gene encoding 40S ribosomal protein S3, with product MAVQISKKRKFVADGIFKAELNEFLTRELAEDGYSGVEVRVTPTRTEIIILATRTQNVLGEKGRRIRELTAVVQKRFGFPEGSVELYAEKVATRGLCAIAQAESLRYKLLGGLAVRRACYGVLRFIMESGAKGCEVVVSGKLRGQRAKSMKFVDGLMIHSGDPVNYYVDTAVRHVLLRQGVLGIKVKIMLPWDPSGKIGPKKPLPDHVSIVEPKDEILPTTPISEQKSGKAEQPAMPQPVPTA from the exons ATGGCGGTGCAGATCTCCAAGAAGAGGAAG TTTGTAGCCGATGGCATCTTCAAGGCCGAGCTGAATGAGTTCCTCACCAGGGAACTGGCTGAGGATGGCTATTCTGGTGTGGAAGTTCGAGTTACCCCAACCAGAACAGAAATCATCATTTTGGCCACCAG GACTCAGAATGTCCTTGGGGAGAAGGGTCGCCGGATTCGTGAACTGACAGCTGTCGTTCAGAAGAGGTTTGGCTTCCCTGAAGGCAGTGTAGAG ctGTATGCTGAGAAAGTAGCCACCAGAGGTCTTTGTGCTATTGCTCAGGCCGAGTCCCTGCGTTACAAACTCCTAGGAGGTCTTGCTGTGCGTAG GGCCTGCTATGGTGTCCTCCGCTTCATTATGGAGAGTGGAGCAAAGGGATGCGAGGTGGTGGTGTCCGGTAAGCTCCGAGGCCAGAGGGCCAAGTCCATGAAGTTTGTGGACGGCCTGATGATCCACAGTGGAGACCCCGTCAACTACTACGTCGACACAGCTGTGCGCCACGTCCTCCTCAGACAGG GTGTATTGGGAATTAAAGTCAAAATCATGTTGCCCTGGGACCCAAGTGGCAAGATTGGCCCTAAGAAGCCCCTGCCTGACCATGTGAGCATCGTAGAGCCCAAGGATGAGATTCTTCCTACTACCCCCATCTCAGAGCAGAAGAGTGGGAAGGCAGAGCAACCAGCTATGCCCCAGCCCGTGCCCACTGCGTAA